In the Lujinxingia litoralis genome, one interval contains:
- a CDS encoding DUF423 domain-containing protein, whose protein sequence is MKTFAMLGSLFGMLAVVTGAFGAHALANKVDARMLEIWETAAHYQIVHALALFAAAWLVSQTQSTVAIAAGWCFTAGILVFSGSLYLMVFTGARWLGAITPIGGTAMIVGWFCCMLAALKLGS, encoded by the coding sequence ATGAAAACCTTTGCGATGCTCGGCAGCCTCTTTGGCATGCTGGCGGTGGTCACCGGCGCGTTTGGCGCCCATGCCCTGGCCAATAAGGTCGACGCCCGGATGCTCGAGATCTGGGAGACGGCGGCGCATTACCAGATCGTGCACGCCCTGGCGCTCTTTGCCGCGGCCTGGCTGGTGAGTCAGACCCAGTCGACGGTGGCCATTGCCGCCGGGTGGTGTTTCACCGCCGGGATCCTGGTGTTCAGCGGTTCGCTCTACCTGATGGTCTTTACCGGCGCGCGCTGGCTGGGGGCGATCACGCCCATCGGCGGCACCGCGATGATTGTGGGATGGTTCTGCTGCATGCTCGCAGCGCTCAAACTGGGGAGTTAA
- a CDS encoding YgfZ/GcvT domain-containing protein, with protein MAMSSAFRAWLQERGALLVGEGPQERVVCVGEPAHEDQEGVDGVREQGLGWVAREPRETLVLGGEDAIPWLQGLVTSDLMHLAEEGRGQRTTWVNHTGRFVGEGRLLHFPEALIMDLEAGTLEGGLLGHLKRHIILEKVTLEDRSAQTTVLGLYGRGASMVLEQAGSWAHRLSPGSRPMFAGTWGQVAGQGVVVQRVPWCVDEAYELRIDREQVLAVIAAIEDAVGRPLPLCGEAGFERMRLEAGVPRFGVELHAKVIPLEAGFEDAIAYDKGCYLGQEIIARLDTRGTPAKMLRRVRLRGSEAPAVGALVEARLDGAWTKKGEVVSVARAIRGPGYRALVSMKRGAYDVGQEVRLGDESAELEALSSLPGA; from the coding sequence ATGGCAATGTCGAGTGCATTTCGAGCGTGGCTTCAGGAGCGGGGCGCCCTGCTGGTTGGCGAGGGGCCTCAGGAGCGGGTGGTCTGCGTGGGGGAGCCTGCCCACGAGGATCAGGAGGGCGTGGACGGGGTGCGGGAGCAGGGGCTGGGCTGGGTGGCCCGGGAGCCGCGGGAGACGCTGGTGCTGGGCGGAGAGGACGCCATCCCCTGGTTGCAGGGGCTGGTGACCAGCGATCTGATGCACCTGGCCGAAGAGGGGCGGGGGCAGCGCACGACCTGGGTGAATCACACCGGGCGTTTTGTGGGGGAGGGGCGGCTGCTGCATTTCCCCGAAGCGCTGATCATGGACCTGGAGGCCGGCACGCTGGAGGGCGGGCTGCTGGGGCATCTGAAGCGTCACATCATCCTGGAGAAGGTCACCCTGGAGGACCGCAGCGCGCAGACGACGGTGCTGGGGCTCTACGGGCGCGGGGCGTCGATGGTGCTGGAGCAGGCCGGGAGCTGGGCGCATCGGTTGAGCCCGGGGAGTCGGCCGATGTTTGCCGGGACCTGGGGCCAGGTGGCGGGCCAGGGGGTGGTGGTGCAGCGGGTGCCCTGGTGCGTGGATGAGGCCTATGAGCTGCGCATCGATCGCGAGCAGGTGCTCGCGGTGATTGCGGCGATCGAAGACGCGGTGGGCCGCCCCTTGCCGCTCTGCGGGGAGGCGGGATTTGAGCGGATGCGCCTGGAGGCCGGGGTGCCGCGCTTTGGGGTGGAACTGCACGCGAAGGTGATTCCCTTGGAGGCGGGGTTTGAGGACGCGATCGCCTACGATAAAGGCTGCTACCTGGGCCAGGAGATCATCGCCCGTCTGGACACCCGGGGCACCCCGGCGAAGATGCTGCGCAGGGTGCGTCTCCGTGGCAGCGAAGCGCCGGCGGTGGGGGCTTTGGTGGAGGCGCGGCTCGATGGGGCGTGGACGAAAAAAGGGGAGGTGGTCAGCGTGGCCCGCGCGATACGCGGCCCGGGGTATCGGGCGCTGGTGTCGATGAAACGCGGGGCGTATGACGTGGGACAAGAGGTGCGCCTGGGCGATGAAAGCGCCGAGCTCGAAGCCCTTTCATCGCTGCCCGGCGCGTAG
- a CDS encoding NAD+ synthase, translating to MNQTSSLRIALAQLNFKVGDLDGNVARLRDEIERARQGGAQLLVTSELALTGYPPRDLLQRPDFIDAQLKTLDALARLTDEDFGLIVGYADRNPHHQGRELVNAAAFCLGGRVRQRVFKQLLPEYDVFDEARYFEPGEPASLVRFKGVKLGVSICEDAWARHQHWEQPRYAKDPIEALVSAGAQVLINISASPFARQKRAAREAMFREHAERHRRPLIFVNQVGATDELIFDGNSVVIDAQGEIAARLPGFAQSCELVEVSAQGEVTPHESADTEPRSDIAELRAALVLGTRDYVRKSGFKKVLLGLSGGIDSAVVVTLAADALGPENVHAIAMPSRFSSRHSRDDARTLAGNLGIEFDEIGIEQPFAAFLDQLGPHFGGRAFDVTEENIQARVRGVYLMALSNKYGKLVLSCGNKSEMAVGYCTLYGDMCGALSVIGDVPKLSVYALAREYNRLAGYDLIPANILEKAPSAELRPDQRDEDSLPPYEVLDAIVDRYVEARQSIDAIIDAGFERAHVERVITLIRRNEYKRGQSAPILRVTAKAFGTGWRYPLNIPG from the coding sequence ATGAACCAGACCTCTTCTCTGCGCATTGCCCTGGCCCAGCTCAACTTCAAGGTCGGCGATCTCGATGGCAACGTCGCCCGGTTACGCGACGAGATTGAGCGCGCTCGCCAGGGGGGCGCCCAGCTCCTCGTGACCTCGGAGCTGGCGCTGACCGGCTACCCGCCGCGCGACCTTCTCCAGCGCCCGGACTTCATCGACGCCCAGCTCAAGACCCTCGACGCGCTGGCCCGGCTCACCGACGAGGACTTCGGCCTCATCGTGGGCTACGCCGATCGCAACCCCCATCACCAGGGCCGGGAGCTGGTCAACGCGGCGGCCTTCTGCCTGGGGGGACGCGTGCGGCAGCGGGTCTTTAAGCAGCTCCTGCCCGAGTACGATGTCTTCGACGAGGCTCGCTATTTTGAGCCCGGTGAGCCCGCGTCGCTGGTGCGCTTTAAGGGGGTGAAGCTGGGGGTGAGCATCTGTGAGGATGCCTGGGCGCGCCATCAGCACTGGGAGCAGCCCCGCTACGCAAAAGACCCGATCGAGGCGCTGGTCAGCGCCGGGGCGCAGGTGTTGATCAACATCTCGGCCAGCCCCTTTGCCCGCCAGAAGCGCGCCGCCCGCGAGGCCATGTTCCGCGAGCACGCCGAGCGCCACCGTCGCCCGCTGATCTTTGTGAATCAGGTCGGCGCCACCGATGAGCTGATCTTCGATGGCAACTCGGTGGTCATCGACGCGCAGGGAGAGATCGCCGCGCGCCTGCCCGGCTTTGCGCAGAGCTGCGAGCTGGTCGAGGTGAGCGCGCAGGGGGAGGTGACCCCGCATGAATCGGCCGACACCGAGCCCCGCAGCGACATCGCCGAGCTGCGGGCGGCCCTGGTGCTGGGCACCCGCGATTACGTGCGCAAATCCGGCTTCAAAAAGGTTCTGCTGGGGCTCTCCGGCGGCATTGACTCGGCGGTGGTCGTCACCCTGGCCGCCGACGCGCTCGGCCCGGAAAACGTGCACGCCATCGCCATGCCCTCGCGCTTCTCCTCGCGCCATAGCCGCGACGATGCCCGCACCCTCGCCGGGAACCTGGGCATCGAGTTCGATGAGATCGGCATTGAGCAGCCCTTTGCCGCCTTCCTCGACCAGCTCGGCCCGCACTTCGGCGGCCGGGCCTTCGATGTGACCGAGGAGAACATCCAGGCCCGGGTGCGCGGGGTGTACCTGATGGCGCTGAGCAACAAGTACGGCAAGCTGGTGCTCTCCTGCGGCAATAAGAGCGAGATGGCCGTGGGCTACTGCACGCTCTACGGTGATATGTGCGGCGCGCTCTCGGTGATCGGCGACGTGCCCAAGCTCTCGGTCTACGCCCTGGCCCGGGAGTACAACCGCCTGGCGGGCTACGATCTGATCCCCGCCAACATTTTGGAAAAAGCCCCCTCGGCCGAGCTTCGCCCGGACCAGCGCGACGAAGACAGCCTGCCGCCCTACGAGGTGCTCGACGCCATCGTCGACCGCTACGTCGAGGCGCGCCAGAGCATCGACGCGATCATCGACGCCGGCTTTGAGCGCGCCCACGTCGAGCGAGTCATCACGCTGATCCGGCGCAACGAGTACAAGCGCGGGCAATCCGCGCCGATCCTCCGGGTCACCGCCAAAGCCTTCGGGACGGGCTGGCGCTACCCGCTGAATATCCCCGGGTAG
- a CDS encoding DUF2795 domain-containing protein, whose protein sequence is MRFSDRKITRLSRDEIDALIARVNYPIYTEDLLSECRRANASEHTLKALSNLPEHTFKNPDELKKALLGYKFDPENEPYTSVFKGSSSLPNKTAH, encoded by the coding sequence ATGCGATTCTCCGACCGCAAAATCACTCGACTCAGCCGCGACGAAATCGACGCGCTCATCGCCCGGGTAAACTACCCCATCTACACCGAAGATCTTTTGAGCGAGTGCCGCCGCGCCAACGCCTCCGAACACACCCTCAAAGCCCTGAGTAATCTGCCCGAGCACACCTTCAAAAACCCCGATGAGCTCAAGAAGGCGCTCCTGGGCTACAAATTCGACCCGGAAAACGAGCCTTATACCTCCGTCTTCAAAGGCAGCAGCAGTCTCCCCAACAAAACCGCCCATTGA
- a CDS encoding dipeptidase: MSTPDTDTLQAIDAYLNDNEARFLDELFEFLRIPSVSTDPENAADVRRCAEWLIEHLQGIGLSTVELHETPGHPIVYAEHLGKEGAPTLLVYGHYDVQPPDPLELWTTPPFEPQVREGKIFARGATDDKGQVFCHIKGLEAWLQTVGELPINVKLLIEGEEEVGSVNLDHWIAAHKERLSCDAVVISDSSMFAPGIPSITYGLRGLAYLEMTVEGPDHDLHSGLFGGAIPNPINEIAGIIARLHDDKGQVAIPGFYDDVIALSDEERADFAALPFDEAGFLEESGAAALRGESGYTTLERIWARPTLDCNGIWGGFTGVGAKTVLPAKAHAKFSCRLVPGQDPERVAEQAEAFVREIAHPSVRVTVTPHHGGKPVLTERDAPAVQAATRALSRVWGKEAVFTRGGGSIPVVATFSDILKAPTVLMGLGLEDDRLHSPDEKFNLENFYAGVRASAYLWDESQS, translated from the coding sequence TTGAGCACCCCCGACACCGACACCCTTCAGGCCATTGACGCGTACCTCAACGATAACGAGGCGCGCTTCTTAGACGAACTCTTCGAGTTTCTGCGCATCCCCAGCGTGAGCACCGATCCCGAGAACGCGGCCGACGTGCGCCGCTGCGCCGAGTGGCTCATCGAGCACCTCCAGGGCATCGGTCTGAGCACGGTGGAGCTCCACGAGACGCCGGGTCACCCCATCGTCTACGCCGAGCACCTGGGCAAGGAGGGGGCCCCCACCCTGCTGGTGTACGGGCATTACGATGTGCAGCCCCCCGACCCCCTGGAGCTGTGGACCACCCCGCCCTTTGAGCCGCAGGTGCGCGAGGGCAAGATCTTTGCCCGGGGCGCCACCGACGATAAGGGGCAGGTCTTCTGCCACATCAAGGGGCTGGAAGCCTGGCTCCAGACGGTGGGCGAGCTGCCGATCAACGTGAAACTGTTGATCGAGGGCGAAGAAGAGGTCGGGAGCGTGAACCTGGACCACTGGATCGCCGCTCATAAAGAGCGTCTGAGCTGTGACGCGGTGGTGATCAGCGACTCCTCGATGTTTGCCCCGGGGATCCCCTCGATCACCTACGGGTTGCGCGGGCTGGCCTACCTGGAAATGACCGTGGAAGGCCCGGATCACGACCTGCACAGCGGGCTCTTTGGCGGCGCGATCCCCAACCCGATCAACGAGATCGCCGGGATCATCGCCCGGCTGCACGACGATAAGGGACAGGTGGCCATTCCGGGCTTCTATGACGACGTGATCGCGTTGAGCGATGAGGAGCGCGCTGACTTTGCCGCCCTGCCCTTTGATGAGGCCGGGTTCCTCGAAGAATCCGGCGCCGCCGCGCTGCGCGGGGAGTCGGGTTACACCACGCTGGAGCGTATCTGGGCGCGGCCCACGCTGGATTGCAACGGCATCTGGGGCGGGTTCACCGGGGTGGGCGCCAAGACGGTGCTCCCCGCCAAGGCTCACGCCAAGTTCTCCTGCCGTCTGGTGCCGGGACAGGATCCGGAGCGGGTGGCCGAGCAGGCCGAGGCCTTCGTGCGCGAGATCGCCCACCCCTCGGTGCGCGTGACCGTGACCCCGCATCACGGCGGCAAGCCCGTGCTCACCGAGCGCGACGCCCCGGCGGTGCAGGCGGCCACCCGGGCGCTGAGTCGGGTCTGGGGCAAGGAGGCGGTGTTCACCCGCGGCGGCGGCTCGATCCCGGTGGTGGCGACCTTCTCCGACATCCTTAAGGCCCCCACCGTCCTCATGGGGCTGGGGCTGGAGGATGACCGTCTGCACAGCCCGGATGAGAAATTTAACCTGGAGAACTTCTATGCCGGCGTGCGTGCCAGCGCCTACCTCTGGGATGAATCCCAGAGCTAA
- a CDS encoding tetratricopeptide repeat protein, giving the protein MRHLLSSSLRDLGSSSKPRRRALALALLLSSSVACTTSATRSDPDPTESVAVSEQEADPMLIRVRDGESIDTEALDSQEVFENAYFDFQARRYEEALSNYRIIITYFPESRFMLPSLYNAGLALENLEQWDEAATLYRRIIAEFADTTEAINASFRLARSLHEAGDYQEVVDLMLDVSLRDLDHFDRVEAHVRRGNALLELEAWSEGADAFEAAINLNQRASAEDKLLENSHFIVQAYFGLGQSFHGKMEQVKLVLPTDKMTEDLNAKAELHLAAQAQYLRALRQHHPYWSVAAGYMIGRLYQDFYLDIFSAEIPEGLTEEQLEIYFEELRGTIRVVMERALNVYERNLGLARRIVQSPDAQAWIEATALHLSRMRALLDDPMVHRRAEAIVLRGGSLEDELFDVPAFAREQVRHALARARDAVRQQEPPQVALAALRGRTRQARDLPRSVGAGY; this is encoded by the coding sequence GTGCGACATCTTCTCTCCTCATCTCTTCGCGATCTCGGTAGCTCCTCGAAGCCGCGCCGGCGCGCGCTGGCGCTGGCTCTGCTTTTGAGCTCCAGCGTGGCCTGCACCACCTCGGCCACCCGCTCCGATCCCGACCCCACTGAGAGCGTCGCGGTGAGCGAGCAGGAGGCCGATCCGATGCTGATCCGGGTGCGCGATGGCGAGTCCATCGACACCGAGGCCCTGGACTCCCAGGAGGTTTTTGAGAATGCCTACTTCGATTTTCAGGCTCGTCGCTACGAAGAAGCGCTGAGCAATTACCGCATCATCATCACCTATTTCCCCGAGAGCCGCTTCATGTTGCCCTCGCTCTACAACGCCGGCCTGGCGCTGGAGAACCTGGAGCAATGGGATGAGGCGGCCACCCTCTACCGGCGGATCATCGCCGAGTTCGCCGACACCACCGAGGCCATCAACGCGAGCTTTCGTCTGGCCCGCTCGCTGCACGAGGCCGGCGACTACCAGGAGGTGGTCGATCTGATGCTCGACGTCTCTCTGCGCGATCTGGACCACTTCGATCGGGTCGAGGCGCATGTGCGCCGGGGCAACGCCCTGCTGGAGCTCGAAGCGTGGTCGGAGGGCGCCGACGCGTTTGAAGCCGCGATCAACCTCAATCAGCGCGCGTCGGCCGAGGATAAGCTCCTGGAGAACAGCCACTTCATCGTGCAGGCCTACTTCGGGCTCGGGCAGAGCTTCCACGGGAAGATGGAGCAGGTGAAGCTGGTGCTGCCCACCGACAAGATGACCGAGGACCTCAACGCCAAGGCCGAGCTTCACCTGGCGGCCCAGGCCCAGTACCTGCGGGCGTTGCGTCAGCATCACCCCTACTGGTCGGTGGCCGCCGGGTACATGATCGGGCGCCTCTATCAGGATTTTTATCTGGACATCTTCTCGGCCGAGATCCCGGAGGGGCTCACCGAAGAGCAGCTCGAGATCTATTTTGAGGAGCTCCGGGGCACGATTCGGGTGGTGATGGAGCGGGCGCTCAACGTGTACGAGCGCAACCTGGGGCTGGCCCGGCGCATTGTGCAGTCGCCGGATGCCCAGGCCTGGATCGAGGCCACCGCCCTGCACTTGAGTCGGATGCGGGCGCTCCTCGACGACCCGATGGTGCATCGCCGGGCCGAGGCCATCGTGCTCCGCGGGGGCTCGCTCGAAGATGAGCTCTTTGATGTGCCGGCCTTTGCCCGCGAGCAGGTGCGTCACGCGCTGGCCCGAGCCCGCGACGCGGTGCGCCAGCAGGAGCCGCCGCAGGTGGCCCTGGCCGCGCTGCGGGGCCGCACGCGCCAGGCTCGCGACTTGCCTCGGTCGGTGGGCGCGGGGTACTAA
- the hutH gene encoding histidine ammonia-lyase gives MVDAVVLGQRLLNLEDIEDVVYHRKPVELAPEAIVRIDEAAAFVRQMAQSGKAVYGVTTGFGANRDQVIRPEDAERLQVNLIMSHACGVGPALDVDVVRAMMLLRINALAQGNSGIRASTLQVLIEMLNRGVHPIVPELGSVGASGDLCPLAHMCLPMIGLGEVQIEGVTYTAEEGMSRAGLEPVRLTYKEGLALLNGTQAMTALGVVVALSFRPLLDCADAIGAMSLEAVGGRMEALDPRIHAIRRRPGQMLSASHVRYMLEGSELAGAAPGTVEGKVEYVQDSYCLRCMPQVHGASRDVLDHVINVLMTEANAVTDNPLVFVPDAFQEGAILSGGNFHGEPVAMALDYLKLAIAELGSISERRSAKLTDKYFSEGLPAFLVNEPGLNSGMMIPQYVAAALVSENKSQSHPASVDSIPTSANMEDHVSMGMHAGLHAYRIMTNVERVLAIEYLIAGQALDLREGYALGKRTRQALKSLRQKVSFMSEDRVLYTDINHATELIRRGIPADCLVDYETDHEAILGE, from the coding sequence GTGGTTGATGCCGTAGTATTAGGTCAGCGCCTGCTGAATCTGGAAGATATTGAGGACGTGGTCTACCACCGCAAACCGGTGGAGCTGGCCCCCGAAGCAATCGTGCGCATCGACGAGGCCGCGGCCTTCGTGCGGCAGATGGCACAGAGCGGCAAGGCGGTCTACGGAGTGACGACCGGGTTTGGTGCCAACCGCGACCAGGTCATTCGCCCCGAAGACGCCGAGCGCCTGCAGGTCAACCTGATCATGAGCCACGCCTGCGGCGTGGGGCCGGCGCTCGATGTGGATGTGGTGCGGGCGATGATGCTCCTGCGCATTAACGCCCTGGCCCAGGGCAACTCCGGGATTCGCGCCTCCACCCTCCAGGTGCTCATTGAGATGCTCAACCGCGGGGTGCACCCGATCGTGCCGGAGCTCGGGAGCGTGGGGGCCAGCGGCGACCTCTGCCCCCTGGCGCATATGTGCCTGCCGATGATCGGCCTTGGCGAGGTGCAGATCGAGGGGGTGACCTACACCGCCGAAGAGGGCATGAGCCGGGCCGGACTGGAGCCGGTGCGCCTGACCTACAAAGAGGGCCTGGCGCTCCTCAACGGCACCCAGGCCATGACGGCGCTGGGCGTGGTGGTCGCCCTCTCCTTCCGTCCGCTTCTGGACTGCGCCGACGCCATCGGCGCGATGAGCCTGGAGGCGGTCGGCGGCCGGATGGAAGCGCTGGACCCGCGCATTCACGCCATTCGCCGCCGCCCCGGACAGATGCTCAGCGCCAGTCACGTGCGCTACATGCTCGAGGGCAGCGAGCTGGCCGGGGCCGCCCCGGGCACGGTGGAGGGCAAGGTGGAGTACGTGCAGGACTCCTACTGCCTGCGCTGCATGCCCCAGGTGCACGGGGCCAGCCGCGACGTGCTCGACCACGTGATCAACGTGCTGATGACCGAGGCCAACGCCGTCACCGACAACCCCCTGGTCTTTGTGCCGGATGCCTTCCAGGAGGGCGCGATCCTCTCCGGGGGTAATTTCCACGGGGAGCCGGTGGCCATGGCGCTCGATTACCTGAAGCTGGCCATCGCCGAGCTCGGCTCGATCTCGGAGCGGCGCTCGGCCAAGCTCACCGACAAGTACTTCTCCGAGGGGCTCCCGGCCTTTCTGGTCAACGAGCCCGGCCTCAATTCCGGGATGATGATCCCGCAGTACGTCGCCGCCGCGCTGGTGTCCGAGAATAAGAGCCAGAGCCACCCGGCCAGCGTCGACTCCATCCCGACCAGCGCCAACATGGAAGACCACGTCTCGATGGGGATGCACGCCGGTCTGCACGCCTACCGCATCATGACCAACGTGGAGCGCGTGCTGGCCATCGAGTATCTAATCGCCGGGCAGGCCCTGGATCTGCGCGAGGGCTACGCGCTGGGTAAGCGCACGCGCCAGGCCCTGAAGAGCCTGCGCCAGAAGGTCAGCTTTATGAGCGAAGACCGCGTGCTCTACACCGATATCAACCACGCCACCGAGCTCATCCGCCGCGGCATCCCGGCCGATTGCCTGGTCGATTACGAGACCGACCACGAGGCCATTCTTGGCGAGTGA
- a CDS encoding ArsA family ATPase: MSSPDSDLYNRRFFLFSGKGGVGKTTLAAAFALSCARRGERTLLMELNVKGKISSLFGADGVDHEIREVDDNLFAVNVTPAAAMREYALMILKIKLVYRAVFENRLVSSFLKVIPGLNELVMLGKAYYHVIEEHPDGSPVWDKIIVDAPATGHGIFFLRIPSVITGLVKSGLMFEEAQRILDLLQDPKRTALNLVTLAEDMPVNETLELAKVVRQEMGVPVGCVMANAVYRPLFDGAESAYIDQAHDELQQRADQGDARADAHPTRAFLEAARFRNARVAMQQEYLDVLRQQADAPLVEVPFYFHDRMSFATIAEIAEHLASELPALSDKGAPRQRSSASSSG, from the coding sequence GTGTCCTCCCCAGATTCTGATCTCTACAATCGGCGCTTTTTCCTCTTCAGCGGCAAAGGCGGTGTGGGCAAAACCACGCTGGCCGCCGCCTTCGCGCTGAGCTGCGCTCGCCGGGGCGAACGCACCCTGCTGATGGAGCTCAACGTCAAGGGCAAGATCAGCTCCCTCTTTGGCGCCGACGGCGTCGACCACGAGATTCGCGAGGTCGACGACAACCTTTTTGCCGTCAACGTCACCCCGGCGGCCGCCATGCGGGAGTACGCGCTGATGATCCTCAAGATCAAGCTCGTCTACCGCGCCGTCTTCGAAAACCGCCTGGTCAGCTCCTTTCTCAAAGTCATCCCCGGCCTCAACGAGCTGGTGATGCTGGGCAAGGCCTACTACCACGTCATCGAAGAACACCCCGACGGCAGCCCGGTCTGGGATAAGATCATCGTCGATGCCCCGGCCACCGGTCACGGCATCTTCTTTCTGCGCATCCCCTCGGTGATCACCGGGCTGGTCAAATCCGGCCTGATGTTTGAGGAGGCCCAGCGCATCCTCGACCTCCTCCAGGACCCGAAGCGCACCGCGCTCAACCTGGTCACCCTGGCCGAAGACATGCCCGTCAACGAGACCCTGGAGCTGGCCAAAGTCGTGCGCCAGGAGATGGGGGTGCCCGTGGGCTGCGTGATGGCCAACGCCGTCTACCGCCCCCTCTTCGACGGGGCCGAGAGCGCCTACATAGACCAGGCCCACGACGAGCTCCAGCAGCGCGCCGACCAGGGCGACGCCCGCGCCGACGCCCACCCCACGCGGGCCTTTTTGGAGGCGGCGCGCTTTCGCAACGCCCGGGTCGCCATGCAACAGGAGTACCTCGATGTGCTCCGCCAGCAGGCCGATGCCCCCCTGGTCGAGGTCCCCTTCTACTTCCACGATCGCATGAGCTTTGCCACGATCGCCGAGATCGCCGAGCACCTGGCCAGCGAGCTCCCCGCGCTCTCCGACAAAGGCGCGCCTCGCCAGCGCTCTTCTGCAAGCTCGTCAGGCTGA
- a CDS encoding ArsA family ATPase translates to MASNPEATSASPFERALERREVVICVGSGGVGKTTSSAVIGLHAAMAGRRVLVMTIDPARRLANSLGIEALGSEMQQIPLDRFADLGLEPRGELWAMMLDMKESFDRLVQRYAPDDTTRQDILDNRFYHYFSTSLAGTQEYAASERLFEIVESEDFDLIVLDTPPTTHALDFLEAPQRLTDAVSSRALQWLYKPGVLSGRPGLGIVSVGTTYVMRTLGKFTGGELLNDLGVFLKTFSALFEGFEERARAVQKLLKGPRTSFVVVTAPDSLTVEEALYFFEKLDRDALNIDAFIVNRVHPRWVGPEALAQPASDLAQALTDGALPPLPDEVDAPTLAAHLLENASQFELRASQDAASLELLSRRLPDDLPILAVPYFNRDIHSLAGLNQARTALFGSL, encoded by the coding sequence ATGGCCTCGAATCCTGAGGCGACATCCGCCTCTCCCTTTGAGCGCGCGCTTGAGCGTCGCGAGGTCGTCATCTGTGTGGGCTCCGGCGGCGTGGGCAAAACCACCTCCAGCGCCGTGATCGGGCTGCACGCCGCGATGGCCGGCCGGCGCGTGCTGGTGATGACCATCGATCCGGCCCGACGCCTGGCCAACTCCCTGGGCATCGAGGCCCTGGGCAGCGAGATGCAACAAATCCCCCTGGATCGCTTTGCCGACCTGGGTCTTGAGCCCCGCGGCGAACTCTGGGCGATGATGCTCGATATGAAGGAGTCCTTTGACCGGCTGGTCCAGCGCTACGCCCCCGACGACACCACTCGCCAGGACATCCTCGATAACCGCTTCTACCACTATTTTTCGACCAGCCTGGCCGGCACCCAGGAGTACGCCGCCTCGGAGCGCCTCTTTGAAATCGTAGAATCCGAGGACTTCGATCTGATCGTGCTCGATACCCCCCCGACCACCCACGCCCTGGACTTTTTGGAGGCCCCCCAGCGCCTCACCGACGCGGTCAGCTCCCGGGCGTTGCAGTGGCTCTACAAGCCCGGCGTCCTCTCCGGGCGCCCCGGCCTGGGGATCGTCTCGGTGGGCACCACCTACGTGATGCGCACCCTGGGTAAATTCACCGGCGGCGAGCTCCTCAACGATCTGGGCGTGTTCCTCAAAACCTTCTCGGCGCTCTTTGAGGGCTTTGAGGAGCGGGCCCGCGCCGTCCAGAAACTCCTCAAAGGCCCGCGCACCAGCTTTGTCGTCGTCACCGCTCCCGACTCCCTGACCGTGGAAGAGGCCCTCTACTTCTTCGAAAAACTCGACCGCGACGCGCTCAACATCGACGCCTTCATCGTCAACCGCGTTCACCCCCGCTGGGTCGGCCCGGAGGCGCTGGCGCAACCGGCCTCGGACCTGGCCCAGGCCCTCACCGATGGCGCCCTGCCCCCCCTCCCCGACGAGGTGGACGCCCCCACGCTGGCCGCGCACCTGCTGGAGAACGCCTCCCAGTTTGAGCTGCGCGCCTCGCAGGACGCCGCCAGCCTGGAGCTGCTCTCGCGGCGCCTCCCCGACGACCTGCCGATCCTCGCGGTGCCCTACTTCAACCGCGACATTCACTCGCTGGCCGGTCTCAACCAGGCGCGCACGGCCCTCTTCGGCTCGTTGTAA
- a CDS encoding DUF2795 domain-containing protein, whose amino-acid sequence MNRLRNDPATNRLLNEVTEYIAEVEYPAHTGELLDAARKADAPARVMEVLKLLPQRTFQTYDDLVALVVDAEGQETAEDPREHSALGSGLLPEEFYQ is encoded by the coding sequence ATGAATCGCCTGAGAAACGATCCCGCCACCAACCGCCTCCTCAACGAGGTCACCGAATACATCGCCGAGGTGGAGTACCCCGCCCACACCGGTGAGCTCCTGGACGCGGCCCGCAAAGCCGACGCTCCCGCCCGGGTGATGGAGGTGCTCAAGCTCCTCCCCCAGCGCACCTTCCAGACCTACGACGATCTCGTCGCCCTGGTCGTCGACGCCGAGGGCCAGGAGACCGCCGAAGATCCCCGCGAACACAGCGCGCTGGGCAGCGGCCTCCTCCCCGAAGAGTTTTATCAGTGA